Within Primulina tabacum isolate GXHZ01 chromosome 5, ASM2559414v2, whole genome shotgun sequence, the genomic segment cccgagaattaatCACTGTAATTAACGATGatttatttacaattttatgtgattatgaaaggattaaccgagacccGATTTGAGATAACGCGTAAaaagatgtatgtgcgaggatgagctctcgcgcatatgcgcgaccagccgggcgcatatgcgcgaaatgtccagaggacctcgcctGATGCGCGACCTGAACCCGCGCATGTGCACGAGGGTGGCAGAGATTTGGGCAGAAATTTgagtacctcgcgcatatgcgccgaatgagggcgcgcatatgcgcgaggcactgTGCACATCATGTGCCGAGacatatggtctcgcgcatatgcgccggtagatgtcgcgcatatgcgcgagacgtgttgcacgtAGAGTGAGCCATTTGCCTTGTTGCATGTACgtgtatgaatatatatatatatatatatatatatcaacatatacgttttAAGCATCAGAAAAGGGAAAGCGAAGGAAACGTTGTCAAAATTGTTTTGAAATCGTGGAGTCGCGATTGTGtacaatccgtccgtctgattttgaatctgactacGGTACtctgttcctatcaacgcaggctacaactggacgtaagttttactacgttttgacatgttttgaaattatgatgtttttggaattgaatacacgtcatatatgatgttctggatatgttagacatcatagaatcgaagtcagattaagaaacggactgattatggaattgttatgattttctgattatattgatctgaaatcggacagatttggattatggatggagtatagattgtatcggatatgagttatgatttgtaattaatgtctgttgatatggtattgacggggatactgagattgtgccgttatgctgtgatttgaattaaatccggattaatcagattcaatgttgaattgagaatggaatattgatattatgattctcaatatgtcgtttcagatttacagagacagtcttgagttcagaattgatattgcttcagaacgagactacaaacgaaaggtataagtcaatgtggtatcgggagatcgacttaagtcggtttagacttgagtttccctaaatcacatactttactttattgcattgatatttgcattgatttgattgatgtacttgttttcttgatttatatataacaggtattagacgagtaatcttgtgacagaagtgcctgatagtggcgggatcgccacgggcacattgcacgatgtcacaagatagtgtattggcgatagtgccaaagtctgtcaccggatgattggctatcgatgtggatagaaatgtggcttcttctattactggtgattggtactgtatcgatgtggatagaatcgtaactcttctattactgatgatcgatatcatatcgatgtggatagaatcagagtttcttctattactgatgatcgatatcatatcgatgtggatagaatcagagcttcttctattactggtgatcgatatcctatcgacgtggatataACTGGAGTCTTTTTCTATtattgttggtcgatatgggaatgccaacttctggaaaccgggatccctagactaggattgagtctagtctgaattgtagagttacgagtattgtcgacagtctgatattgattatgtttcagattttgatacatattgctgttatctgttatatgctttatatttgtttatatgattgcatgtttcgttgatttatacttggattatattctcacctgaattatccggctgttgtcttgtttgtatgtgtacatgacaacaggtgagacaggatcagggtccaggagataaGGAGAGATCgcgatagagtggagactttgaactttgatgtatatagggttttggcacttgataattagatgttgaaccttagtttttactgatttgtagacggtacaggacttgtactttattttatactgagttgtatattagtttgatttcactacgttccgcactaaaaagaaaaaaattttatgaccctaattacttgattagtaaattgatcctgatgacgattaagaactgattagcgtccaggtccccacatACAATgtactaaaataaaataaaatattaaataattacatTTTTTGGAGAAATTAATTACATCTACCATATAATCTTTAATTCATGCGCGACTTACTTGCCAACCaaactaataaaaaataaatttttatttaatattttttgagaaattaattttatttccaTACCTATCATATAACCTTTAATACACTtacaatataaaattaaaatattaattaattacaattttgTTAGAAGTTAATTACATTTAGACCAACCATATTTTTTGCCTGTCACTGTAActattataaaacaaaatattaattaaataatttttttgaggaattatttatataaaataaagtattaattaattacaatttttaaaaattaattaaatttttacaaTGTAATAATTGTCTGAATAATTAATCGCTGTGTTTCTCTTACACATCCTCGGAAGCGTTTCAAATGTTTGCCTAAAACTTCCGCATCCCAAAAACACACTCTTCGCTACATACAACACACTATTTCACAATCTCTCAGGTCTTCATTCTTTGCTACGCTTGGGAGAAATTTGCACAAACCCCGAAGAAAATTTGAAATGGGTTCGAATTCTATGGTTCAATTTCAAGATTTGAACCTCTGTCCAGATCCTCCAGCTGCTGAAATTGTGCCCAAAATTGAACCAAAGCTTGAACCTATGGATGAACCATTACCGCCAGCTCCTCCTCCCCCTCTTCCTCCTCCACCCCTTTCCACTCCACCTCCCCAGTCTCCTTCCGCAACCTCCGATGTGTTATCTGAATTTTCCCGCATTTCTGAGCTGTTCCGTTCTGCCTTCGCACAACGCCCAGGCGAAAACGGAGACGGTTCAGTCCTACCCGAATCCGACCCAGATGCGCTGGCGCTGGTCCCAGTTTCCGCACCAGAAGCCCACCTCATGAACGATATGGTTCGTGCAACCCGTAAGAATGATCAGCGCTCTGCTGAACTCGTTCGAATCACTGATATGAAACCCGAAGATCAGCGGTATTATCGCGGCTTAATTCGAAAAACCCGGATGCTGTACGATTCGTTGCGGGTGTTTGCTGTGGTTGAAGATGAAAAGCATAAGAATGCTGATAATGGGCTCGTTCAGCATAGGCGGACGAGGGCGGACTTGAAAGCTGCGGCATTGATGCGAGAGCGAAGATTGTGGCTGAATCGCGATAAACGGATAGTGGGTGATATACCTGGAGTGATGATTGgggatgtattttattttaggaTGGAATTGTGTGTTGTGGGATTGCACGGGCAGCCACAGGCTGGGATTGATTATGTGCCAGCTAGCTATTGCTCGAATGGGGAGCCTATTGCAACTAGTGTTATTGTTTCGGGAGGTTACGAGGATGATGAAGATTCTGGGGATGTTGTAATATACACGGGCCATGGTGGACAGGACAAGAATGGGAAGCAGGTTATGCATCAAAAATTAGAATGTGGGAATTTAGCACTGGAGAGGAGCATGAACTATGGAATTGAGGTAAGGGTTATCCGCGGGTTAAAGTACGGGGGTGGTGTTAATGGTaaagtttatgtttatgatGGTTTGTATAGAATTGTTGAGACTTGGTTCGAGGTGGGGAAGTCAGGATTTGGTGTTTTTAAGTTCAAGCTAGTTAGGATTGAGAATCAGGTGGAAATGGGAAGTAATGTGATGAAGTTTGCATATAGTTTGAGGAATAAGCCATTGGATGTGCGGCCTAAGGGTTATTTGACACTGGATTTGTCGAAGAACAAGGAGAATTTTCCGGTGTTTTTCTTTAATGATATTGATGGGCACCGTGACCCTGTACATTTTGAATATATTACCACAACGATTTTCCCTTCATATGTATATAATTGTGGAAGTAAGACTGGATGTAAATGCGTTGGGGCATGTTTGAATGATTGCTTTTGTGCAATGAAAAATGGAGGCGAGTTTGCATATGATATGCATGGGGTTCTAGTGAGGGGAAAACCGTTGATTTTTGAGTGTGGTCCAAATTGTGGCTGTCCCCCCAGTTGCCAGAATCGTGTGAGCCAGAAGGGTCTTAAGAATCGATTTGAAGTTTTTAGGTCGAGGGAGACTGGTTGGGGTGTTAGATCGTTGGACATGGTCCAAGCTGGCTCCTTTATCTGTGAGTATGCTGGAGTTGTTCTCACTCGTGAGCAAGTTCAGCTTTTCACTATGAACGGTGATAGCTTAATTCATCCGAGTCGCTATGCTGACAGATGGACTGAATGGGGTGATTTATCACAAGTATTTTCCGACTATGTTCGTCCAGAATATCCAACAGTTCCTCCTTTGGATTTTGCCATGGATGTATCGAGAATGAGGAACTTAGCATGCTATATGAGCCACAGTTCATGTCCGAATGTTATGGTGCAACTTGTGTTATATGATCACAATAATGTGTCATTTCCTCACCTCATGCTGTTTGCTCTGGAAAATATCCCACCTATGAGAGAGCTCAGCCTTGATTATGGGGTTGCTGATGAATATATGGGGAAGCTTGCAATTTGTATCTAGTTATCTCTCTGAGCTGGTTCAATTTTGAAGATGATGGACGGCATTCAACACAATGTACTAAGGTAAACCTAATTTTTtcgtttttttaatttttttataagatTAGTCCGTATTACTTTTGATTCCAAtgagtttaaatgttttgattTCTTAGATCTATATACGACTCGTTGACATTCACATGCTGACTATTAAGGTAGCTAAGATTGGACTTctatctattattatttttctaacTACTCTTGAGACATATTGGTGTTTTACTATGCAATTTGCCAAGGTGCAGATGGAAATGATTTAgcatattatttttttccttGAAGTAGAGCCGTGTTTAGTTGAGACGGTTGGTTGGCCCCTCAACCTTTTATGAAATTCATTTCGTGGCTTAATTTTTGTAGATTTTTTGCGATATACAGTACTAATAGACTTTGTTAATAGGTGAAAAGTTAAAAAAACTTGATATATATGGTTAAAAATTTGAAGAGATAACATTGAAAAAGTTCTTAGATACTACACTTTACTTGCAGTGAGTTTTCTTTATATTGTCAATTTGAAGGCTAGATAAAGGTTGGATTAGTGGCGATGAAATTGGTCTATGTTTTGTATTGGCATAGTAAAAGTAGGCAAGAATCCTGGCCTGTACTCTGTTAGTATAAGGTGATGAGATTGcttgaaatactgaaaatttgGTTCTTTAATTGGAAAGTTGATGGAGCTCGCAAATGTTAGACCTAAATAAGAACTACTGTGGTATGTTTGCAAGCAGGAAAATGGAGTTGGGAGGAAGTGAGACAGGTTAGAAACCAGGGTACGAATTGTGCTACACAGTAATGGACGAGTGGTAGGTCAAGCTGcgttcttttttttatttggaaTGTAAGTTATCTATAGTGAACTTTATCACCTCAACTTAAGTCTTAAGATAGTAGCCTCCGATATGTTCTAAAGAGTTGGACAAGAGGAAGAGAATGTAATTAtaggatgtgtggagatgttgAAGATAATTCCATCTTTAGCAAGATAAGTACTTGAAGGGATAAAATGGCTTGGTCTACCTAGACAGGACTCTTGGAAGTGGAATAAAGGTGTCCACAATGAAATGGTAATTAAGAGGAAAAGAGACCTATATTAATAGAGGGCTGCTTGTCAGAGCAGTGTTGCAACAATTTCTGCATGAACTGATGTTTTATGCATTAATTTTTGGTGACACGCATTATTTATCTTTCATGGTTTTTAGTGTTTTTTGATGGCCTGATGTTTACTATGAGAGTTTTATATGAACCCGAAATGCCTCCAAAATTGAATATATAGTTGTATGGTTCAGTTGTTTGATTTGCACTTCAATATGCCTGATCGATCTTTTCGGTTGGGAAACTAGCGTGTAATATGTCAAGTTAAAATGTGGTCGGATGTGTCCAAGTTGATCCCTCATacactaatatttaattaacaaaATTTTAGTTACTTAATTTAAGATGAACTTAAGAAATAAGTGCGGCGGAATAAAATCATTAATCTAAATTAATTAACTAGGATAAATACCAATTAAATCTAGCAGTAATGAATGATTAAATAAGGATTCAAATTGAAATAAAGAATTAAGAATAACAACGGTATCGAACTCTACTAAGTCGGCACATGTTGAAATCCAAATAATTATCAACTTCTTGCACAATCACGGTGAAatttctaatttatttattatcaatTTCTCGAGTTAATAAACCTATTTAATTTTAACCggccaattatttctaattgaattttattagatttaaatgcattaaatctaTTCTAGAAAATGCATTAAGtctttgtcaaatttcagtttcACATAAAACCGCACATAGAATCGAGTTGTATTCCTAGTCGATTTTATTATGTGTCGATTGACGTCTTTATTGCTATATTTAATCATTCCTCTTCCGATTCATGATTAATCAATGAACAAGTAAATAGGTAGTCAGgctattcataatcaatattaaACTCCCATTAATCAATAATTGAAAGCAAGAaagaataatatattgaaaattaacaaaatataaaatgaaTTGTCTCAGTCATATCGTGATCTTTGTCTACAGAAattgagtaagtctcttgtgagacggtctcacgaatctttatctgtgagacggatcaaccctaccgatattcataataaaaagtaatactcttagcataaaaaataatttttttcttggatgacccaaataagagatccgtctcacaaaatatgacccgtgagaccgtctctcaAAAGTTTTTGCCACATAAATTTATTCCATAAAATCAAATTAAAGCATAAAACCAATGTTGGAATTCACAAAAATAAATTCTAGAAGgaataagaaaaaatataaGCGTGATCAGTGCCGTACCTAAGATTTTTAGGGCCCGACTCAAACTTAAGTTGGGTCCCAACACAATAAAGTATGTTCatgttctttttcttttgattaaagagctagagttttaaaaaaactaaactTGTGACTTTTATACTCaattataaaaacaaataatGCTTTAGTTGCATAGTTTACCGATATACCTAACAAAtgttttatatacatatatatgtgtgtgtgtgtgttatttatatatatatgttatttaatgaaaatcaaTGAATCATCGTAAAGGagggaaattttttaaaatatacttcGAATGATTTCTCATTCAATTCAAAAAGTATATGTACAAATGTGACTAAAATCGCTACACTTGCAGCAaccttaaaaataatataatactaatttcattaaatataaattgttaGTATCATGTATTATGCGAAATGAAGTATTATAAAACTTAATTTAATCACACTCTACAAAATAGTTTTTGACAGTAGGCCGTAGGAAATATGCAAACACAATGATTGCAAAATTGTTATTGTTAATCTCATGTATGCGTACAAAACAATGCGTGCTATACACCAACACAATGTGTAATGTCACATATAAAAACCCAATGGAAGTAAAAATTTGCTATATTGGATTTATTCGTCGCAAATCAACCTACTTTCTTGAAATATATTGATATACATATGAATTATTCAGAGTTTAGAAACATAATTTATCAAAAACTAATATGTCTTGACAAAAAGTTCAATCATCATTAGaaattttttcaattaaataacaAATGTTTGTGTTTAAAGGAAGGATTTTCATTAAGCGTACCATATTTTTCTTCTCTTTCGATATCACGCTTGAATACTTTTTTATTTTCGTGAAAGAAGATAGACTCACTCGACACATATAAGGTACGGGTCTGAGCGTGATCAGCGCGATTCCCTTTTTGAAATCGAGTTCTTCTTCTCTCTAACCCTAGCTATaaaaaataatcttaaaaaatcctcttaaatatTTTTGAAGGCTTGTATTTAAAGACTCCTAGCCTTAAGATTTTGTCCAAAAATCTCCAAACTCTCGAGCCCATTAGAAAATTCCATTTCCTGATTTTATTCGATTTTCTAAGATTGTTCCATGTAAAGGACACGGCCCCGTGTCACGTGCTTGCTTACCTGCGTGTGTTGAATTTACACTAACATATCTCAAGATTACCAAAATGCGTTTTGAATCTCATTTATTTATGTTACCAACTAATACAAATATAGAAAGGGGCCATGTATTCTTGAAATTGTTTTAGAAAACATAATCTATGCAAGTATTGTTTGAAGTAAtcactaaaaatataataatgccATTACTATATTTTCATGTGAAAACATTTATaggtaattttttttctttgaagcaaagtaaatataattaattataatatctccattattaattgagtttgtcttttgatttgatatataGTTTTAAAGGGAATCTAGAAAAGATAAATATTTGAATTCATGTAACTTTGTTTTGTTATAAATTAGGGTTGTCAATTGATGGCGTGGTGTCATAACTTTCAGGTAATAAGGTAGTTTTAGAAAGACGTCATTTTAggaaatgaaaatttatttgcAGTCCATTAAGGAGAATGTAAGTTAACTGCTTgtggaaaacaaaaaaatacaGGATAAAAAATTATGACCGAAAAGACACTAGATTTAGAAAAGGCTTATCAATGTCTACATGCATAGATTTATTTCGGTATTCGTTTAAGCAAGGTTCTAAAAAGTGCGAAGCTGACGAAGAGTCAAGGTCAAGTTTTAAGCTTTACAAGTTTAATAAGAAATTAAGCATAAAaaactttttaatttttattataattttaattatatcaagTCAATTAATAGAATAAAGAACATATAAACATACAAAATTTAAGAATAAATGTATAAATCTTAGAATACTTTTCACTATCTAGAATAACAGTTAAAGGATATTTTGGTGCCTCTAGAGAGTTcttgtttaaaaatttatatcatcaaatatttaacatttaaaattttaaagttaacttttatcgtaaaaataacaaaagttaactttaaatacttttaaaaaataaacttaaaattttatatgaatAATGTGAGGTTGGATGCCTAATCCACATTTTGGTCGAACCAAAGCTTTATCACGCTTTGTGCTTAAATTGTGCTTTTTCACGCTTTTTAGAACACTTGTTTTAATTTCCTAGGCAAATATGCTAATATCCTCCTTGTCATGAAGTAACTCTAGTAACTCCTGATTCACCTTTTGGAATCTATTTTCCATAGGAGAAAAAAGTAGAGTATACTAACACACAAGGTGACTTAGATAAGCGCATGGTTCAAGGTTATGTGCTTGGGTTCAAAGTGACCGATCTTTTCGATTGGGACCAGTAAGCGTACTAGATCGAGTTATAAGATAGTCACATTTGAGTCTGAGTCGATACCGCAGAAACCATTTTTAATTACTAGGATATAAATCTCTATACTTTAGCTTTGAGGAAATTAATTAATTGTAACAGGTGAAATTAGTAACCCAAGTGAATTAAACTAAAGTAAGAAAATTGCCAACCAAATTCAGTTATCGTTAATTATTAAGTAAGaattcaatttcaaataaaaagaCCGAGATTTCAAATAAGATCAAGACACAATGTTACGAGATTCCATTGTTGACCACATTATTATTCGGTTAATCATCAAGCCTTTGATTACGCTGAAATTTATCTATTTATAAAATCAACAAACCTATGTTTACTTGAATGTTTCTATACAAATTTAGTCAAATaaaaaacacatttttttttACGAATTATGGAATTTTagttttcattcaaaaattcATACTGAAAACAAaactatttctagtcaattttAGTGTATGTTAATTGATGTATTTGAAGCTATATTTAACCAATCCCCTTTTGGTTTAACATTGATCAGTATAttcacaaacaatactaaacAAGCAACTAAgaattgaaatgaaataatgataatttattaaaatcCTAGCCGTAAAAAAATGACTGAAAAAACTCCCCCAAAATTATTCGAAcctcttatttataatttttccttgaaattttgcAGTCAAGTGTTTTCCTTTCGGGATCCTCAAAATCACGTCCAAGAGGGTAAAAACTCCTTTTCCCCACGATTTCCTTATTTTTTGTGATTGTGCAGGATTTAGCCTACACGGGGCTGTGTGGAGCTTCTTGCTTGATACACGGCTTGAATAGGGAGCTGCACACAACTCCCTGTCTGTTTCTTGGTTCTTCTCTTAAAATTTCACTTACAATACATGTCCTTGGCATGAGATATAACATGGGCTCGTGCTTTCCCTTtttcttcatatttttgttCTTGTATATACGGCGCTGCATACTAGTCCTTCTTAGCTTCGTGCTTCAAACAAGATTTTGCCGTGGTTACTATGACATGCACAGTTCCTTTACTGGGCCATGTTTCTTTCTAATTCCATCCATGGAACCATGTTTTATTTCTACTCATGCTTCACTTTTCTACCTCCGATTTTTTTGGTGTATTTTTGAGAACCAATTTACGCGACATCCTTTTGTTAACTTTTCTTTGTTATTTAACAATGCAGCAGTGATAAAACGAAGTAAATAATCACAATAATCGGAAATGCTAAATGAGTAAGAATAACGACAAATCAATATTCAATGATCATACAATCCGTGCTTTTCAGCCTATTCTTCACATAGGTGCACCTTAGCATTAGGGATTAGCTTTGCCGTGCCTAAACCTTATTATCTTTATGGACATTTAGTAATATG encodes:
- the LOC142547663 gene encoding histone-lysine N-methyltransferase family member SUVH9-like, translating into MGSNSMVQFQDLNLCPDPPAAEIVPKIEPKLEPMDEPLPPAPPPPLPPPPLSTPPPQSPSATSDVLSEFSRISELFRSAFAQRPGENGDGSVLPESDPDALALVPVSAPEAHLMNDMVRATRKNDQRSAELVRITDMKPEDQRYYRGLIRKTRMLYDSLRVFAVVEDEKHKNADNGLVQHRRTRADLKAAALMRERRLWLNRDKRIVGDIPGVMIGDVFYFRMELCVVGLHGQPQAGIDYVPASYCSNGEPIATSVIVSGGYEDDEDSGDVVIYTGHGGQDKNGKQVMHQKLECGNLALERSMNYGIEVRVIRGLKYGGGVNGKVYVYDGLYRIVETWFEVGKSGFGVFKFKLVRIENQVEMGSNVMKFAYSLRNKPLDVRPKGYLTLDLSKNKENFPVFFFNDIDGHRDPVHFEYITTTIFPSYVYNCGSKTGCKCVGACLNDCFCAMKNGGEFAYDMHGVLVRGKPLIFECGPNCGCPPSCQNRVSQKGLKNRFEVFRSRETGWGVRSLDMVQAGSFICEYAGVVLTREQVQLFTMNGDSLIHPSRYADRWTEWGDLSQVFSDYVRPEYPTVPPLDFAMDVSRMRNLACYMSHSSCPNVMVQLVLYDHNNVSFPHLMLFALENIPPMRELSLDYGVADEYMGKLAICI